The following coding sequences lie in one Acropora palmata chromosome 3, jaAcrPala1.3, whole genome shotgun sequence genomic window:
- the LOC141875856 gene encoding GPI mannosyltransferase 1-like has product MGCRLGYKAFKMVDAKNGLKSVEFSCFLAFVLRFCLIAYGEWQDKNMVVKYTDIDYVVFTDAARHVLEGNSPYLRPTYRYTPILSLLLTPNISLHFCFGKVLFVLFDVLTGYLLYKILCVRGCSDHRAVIFSWMWLFNPVAFAVSTRGNAESIMAALVLATVYFVLINKITVAAIFFAVSVHFKIFPIIYSLPFVLLVGNDLHHSSKADGDRIQMRPRCYDFLFRSVEIILHPERVKFSLISAMTFLGITGAMYGRYGFEFLEHTYLYHVTRQDVKHNFSMYFYMMYLMEGSDWASVLGLVSFMPQLLLTVTFGCLYYRDIAFCCFVQTFAFVTFNKVCTSQYFLWYLCLLPLILDSVNITFRRAAVLVIAWFTSQGVWLTSAYFLEFEGMNTFLFVWAASVIFFIVNISILTQLIWHYKKVPIKKQD; this is encoded by the exons ATGGGATGCAGGCTTGGGTACAAAGCATTCAAAATGGTGGACGCTAAGAATGGTCTCAAAAGCGTCGaattttcgtgttttcttgcttttgtCTTAAGGTTTTGCCTGATTGCGTACGGAGAATGGCAAGATAAGAACATGGTTGTGAAGTATACCGATATTGATTACGTTGTCTTCACTGATGCCGCGCGCCACGTCCTTGAAGGGAACTCGCCCTATTTGAGGCCTACATATCGTTACACACCTATCCTTTCTCTTCTGCTAACTCCCAATATTTCATTGCActtttgttttggaaaagTCCTTTTTGTGTTGTTCGATGTTTTAACTGGATATCTATTGTACAAAATCCTTTGTGTACGAGGCTGTTCCGATCACAGAGCGGTGATTTTTTCCTGGATGTGGTTGTTCAACCCTGTTGCATTTGCTGTCTCCACTCGCGGAAATGCGGAGTCCATCATGGCCGCCTTAGTACTTGCAACCGTATACTTCGTCCTTATTAATAAAATCACAGTGGCGGCGATATTTTTCGCAGTTTCCGtacattttaaaatctttcCCATAATCTATAGTTTGCCATTCGTTCTCTTGGTTGGCAATGATTTGCATCACAGCTCAAAAGCAGACGGTGACAGGATTCAGATGAGGCCTAGATGTTATGACTTCTTATTTCGGTCTGTTGAAATTATCCTCCATCCCGAGAGGGTAAAGTTTTCGCTCATTTCAGCAATGACGTTTCTGGGAATAACTGGAGCTATGTATGGCAG ATATGGGTTTGAATTTCTTGAGCACACATACCTCTATCATGTGACAAGGCAGGATGTAAAACATAACTTTTCCATGTATTTCTACATGATGTACCTTATGGAGGGCTCCGATTGGGCATCTGTCCTGGGCTTAGTTTCATTCATGCCACAGCTGTTGCTGACTGTCACTTTTGGTTGTTTGTATTATCGTGATATCGCCTTCTGCTGTTTTGTGCAAACATTTGCATTTGTCACCTTTAACAAAGTCTGCACATCTCAG TATTTCTTGTGGTATTTATGTCTTTTGCCTCTAATCCTGGATTCTGTGAACATAACATTCAGGAGGGCTGCAGTCCTTGTCATAGCTTGGTTTACTAGCCAG gGTGTTTGGCTTACTTCTGCATACTTCCTGGAATTTGAGGGAATGAacacttttttatttgtttgggCTGCCagtgttattttcttcattgtcAACATTTCGATATTAACACAGTTAATTTGGCATTACAAGAAAGTGCCAATTAAAAAACAAGATTGA